A window of Mucilaginibacter paludis DSM 18603 contains these coding sequences:
- a CDS encoding glycoside hydrolase family 3 N-terminal domain-containing protein → MKYKKIWIIFAVLTSLGLIKTAFCQQIPIYRNPDKKLSTRVQDLISRLTLAEKVSLLGYRSQAVPRLNIPAYNWWNEGLHGVARAGEATIFPQAIAMAATFDDNLVKQVANVVSTEARAKYNLSTAMGRHLQYMGLTFWSPNINIFRDPRWGRGQETYGEDPFLTSKMGNAYVHGLQGTDPLHLKTSATAKHFVAHSGPEGERDYFDALVDEKDLRDTYLYAFKSLVDGGVESIMTAYNRVNGVPNSINKTLVNDIVIKEWGFKGHVVTDCGALDDVYKTHKVLPNRMEVAAAAIKAGVDLDCSSIFQTDIINAINNKLLTEKQVDAALAAVLSTQFKLGFFDAPSSSPFYSFGADSIHNDSHVMLARQMAQKSMVLLKNDKQILPLKMQNYSSIMVVGPNAASLDALVASYHGVSSKAVNFVEGITAAVDKGTRVEYDLGADYRDTTHFGGIWGAGNADVTVAVIGLTPVLEGEAGDAFLSQTGGDKKDLSLPAGDIAFMKALRKSVKKPIIAVVTSGSDVDIAAIAPYADAVILAWYPGEQGGNALADILFGKISPSGHLPLTFYNSVNDLPAYNNYSMKGRTYRYFAGAVQYPFGFGLSYTTFNYQWQQQPKTSYSAKDTIQLSVVVKNTGNISADEVVQAYIGYPTLNRMPLKELKGFKRITLNKGSTSLASISIPVTELQKWNSSKHQFELYPGNYTVYLGSDSEDKKLSAVFKVK, encoded by the coding sequence ATGAAGTATAAAAAAATTTGGATAATTTTTGCCGTCCTCACCAGTTTGGGCCTTATTAAAACAGCATTTTGCCAGCAAATACCGATTTATAGAAACCCCGATAAAAAGCTTAGCACGCGTGTGCAGGACCTGATTTCGAGGTTGACGCTTGCCGAAAAGGTTTCGCTGCTGGGCTATCGCAGCCAGGCTGTGCCGCGTTTAAATATCCCGGCCTATAACTGGTGGAACGAAGGGCTGCACGGTGTGGCCCGCGCCGGCGAAGCCACTATTTTTCCGCAAGCTATTGCTATGGCTGCAACTTTTGATGATAACCTGGTTAAGCAGGTTGCCAACGTAGTATCAACCGAGGCCAGGGCCAAGTACAATTTATCAACCGCTATGGGCAGGCATTTGCAATATATGGGGCTCACGTTTTGGTCGCCCAATATTAATATTTTTCGCGATCCGCGTTGGGGCCGCGGGCAGGAAACCTATGGCGAAGATCCGTTTTTAACCAGTAAAATGGGTAATGCCTATGTGCATGGCCTGCAAGGTACAGATCCCCTGCATTTAAAAACATCGGCAACGGCCAAACACTTTGTAGCCCATAGCGGCCCCGAAGGCGAAAGGGATTATTTTGACGCCCTGGTTGACGAGAAAGATTTACGCGATACCTACCTCTATGCCTTTAAAAGTTTGGTAGATGGCGGCGTAGAATCTATCATGACGGCCTATAACCGCGTAAACGGTGTGCCCAATTCTATCAACAAAACCTTGGTGAACGACATTGTGATTAAAGAATGGGGCTTTAAAGGGCATGTAGTAACCGACTGCGGTGCCCTGGACGATGTTTACAAAACCCACAAAGTGTTGCCCAATAGGATGGAGGTTGCCGCCGCAGCCATTAAGGCGGGTGTAGACCTGGATTGCTCGAGCATATTTCAAACCGATATCATCAACGCCATTAACAATAAATTACTGACCGAGAAGCAGGTGGATGCGGCCTTAGCGGCAGTTTTATCAACCCAATTTAAATTGGGTTTTTTTGATGCGCCATCATCATCACCGTTTTACAGCTTCGGCGCCGACAGCATTCATAACGACAGCCACGTGATGCTGGCCCGCCAAATGGCGCAAAAAAGTATGGTGCTTTTAAAAAACGACAAGCAAATTTTACCACTCAAAATGCAAAACTACTCGAGCATAATGGTAGTAGGGCCGAACGCGGCGTCGTTAGATGCCCTGGTAGCCAGTTACCACGGTGTGAGCAGCAAAGCTGTTAATTTTGTTGAAGGGATAACCGCCGCCGTAGACAAAGGCACAAGGGTAGAATACGACCTTGGCGCAGACTACCGTGATACCACGCATTTTGGCGGAATTTGGGGAGCCGGTAATGCCGATGTAACGGTGGCCGTAATAGGATTAACCCCGGTTTTAGAAGGGGAGGCTGGCGACGCATTTCTATCGCAAACGGGCGGAGATAAGAAAGATTTAAGTTTGCCTGCCGGCGATATTGCTTTTATGAAAGCCTTGCGCAAATCGGTTAAAAAGCCCATTATAGCCGTGGTAACCAGTGGTAGCGATGTTGATATTGCAGCTATTGCACCTTATGCAGACGCCGTTATATTGGCCTGGTACCCAGGCGAACAGGGCGGAAATGCGCTTGCCGATATTTTATTTGGCAAGATTTCGCCATCGGGCCATTTACCCTTAACTTTTTATAATTCGGTTAATGATTTGCCCGCCTACAACAACTATAGCATGAAGGGCCGCACTTACCGTTACTTTGCCGGGGCGGTGCAATATCCCTTTGGTTTTGGTTTAAGCTATACTACTTTTAACTATCAGTGGCAGCAACAGCCTAAAACAAGTTACAGCGCTAAAGATACTATCCAGCTTTCGGTGGTTGTAAAAAACACAGGCAACATCAGTGCCGACGAAGTGGTACAAGCATACATTGGCTACCCTACTTTAAACCGGATGCCATTAAAGGAGTTAAAGGGTTTTAAACGCATTACCTTAAATAAAGGTTCCACAAGTTTGGCCAGCATCAGTATACCTGTCACCGAACTGCAAAAGTGGAACAGCAGCAAACATCAATTTGAGCTTTATCCGGGTAATTATACCGTGTATCTGGGGAGTGATTCTGAGGATAAGAAGCTGAGTGCGGTTTTTAAAGTGAAGTGA
- a CDS encoding glycoside hydrolase family 2 protein, giving the protein MTKHISLKKQFLLTPILFFIFFSAFKVFGQAKYELNSGWVCKKKGDLKADGPQISKTDFSLQSWMQATVPGTVLTTLLNNKKVPDPFWGMNNNLIKDIYYTGSDYYTYWFVKDFEQALPAADGQVYLNLRGVNYSCEVYLNGKKLNDKTHYGMFLRQAYNITPLLNKGGKNRLAVLVYPPDPAGEPNGGQGGDGRIAKNVGLQYTAGWDWIQPIRDRNTGIWDKVTIETTGAVQVSNPHVITLVPGLRQVNGKQQPASIKVSAQLTNPTSKAVSGVLQYLIGNDKVVKNVLLKPHTTVEVKLSDFTLKDPKLWWPNGYGTPYLYKTNIQFLIGDKVSDQQSINVGVRELQTSWNGQTKSLEVAINGQKIFIKGGNWIISDAMLRFTNQRYDSEVRFHRDMNLNLIRIWGGALVERPEFYDACDKYGMLVFQDFWMSGDANGRWDDPMKKEDQWTRRKYPDDHQLYLASAADQIKLVRNHPSLAIWCGGNEITPPEDILLALRDTLLPKLDGTRWFAEYSNSDKMSLNTIGGNGDGPYTIQPDSSFWRTHTYPFNSEVGSVGLSDYESLKRFIPKENLIAPQFSAANNTTKTDSVWDYHKYIGYDASVDAYGKPTDTKDFADKAQLVNYNQYRALIEGFSAHMWDWYTGVMIWKTQNPWTAMRGQMYDYYLDPNACLYGLKQGGEPLHVMYNPLDGMVTIVNNSFETKRDMMLIVTTLDMNGKEKNVVKVFEEILPSTVKGYAAIKNKINIAAKADGIFLSLRLLNLHQDILSDNLYWLPNAKGIYSGLQKMPPSKLNLSAHLVSAGKVQVVLSNPADAPVAFFNRLSLVKAESNERLLPVFYSDNYVSVLPGEQKTIMIDYDAATFTKLPLLAVSGWNLEAKTIKIN; this is encoded by the coding sequence ATGACTAAACATATATCCTTAAAAAAACAATTTCTGTTAACTCCTATCCTTTTTTTTATATTTTTTTCGGCTTTCAAAGTGTTTGGCCAGGCCAAATATGAACTAAATAGCGGTTGGGTTTGTAAAAAGAAAGGCGATTTAAAGGCTGATGGCCCACAAATTTCTAAAACAGATTTTTCACTGCAATCCTGGATGCAAGCTACCGTACCGGGTACCGTGCTCACTACCCTGCTTAACAATAAAAAAGTACCCGATCCTTTTTGGGGAATGAACAATAACCTGATTAAAGATATTTATTATACCGGCAGCGATTATTATACCTACTGGTTTGTTAAAGATTTTGAACAAGCCCTACCAGCTGCCGACGGACAAGTTTATTTGAATTTAAGGGGTGTAAATTACAGCTGCGAGGTTTATTTAAACGGCAAAAAGCTAAACGATAAAACCCATTACGGGATGTTTTTGCGCCAGGCCTATAACATTACGCCCCTGCTTAACAAAGGCGGCAAAAACCGCCTGGCAGTTTTGGTTTACCCACCCGACCCGGCAGGCGAACCCAATGGCGGGCAGGGCGGCGATGGCCGTATTGCTAAAAACGTGGGCCTGCAATATACCGCCGGCTGGGACTGGATACAACCCATCCGCGACCGTAACACGGGCATATGGGACAAAGTGACTATTGAAACTACAGGAGCCGTACAGGTATCTAACCCGCACGTTATAACTTTGGTGCCGGGCCTAAGGCAGGTTAATGGTAAGCAACAACCGGCAAGTATCAAGGTATCGGCCCAGCTTACTAACCCTACAAGCAAAGCGGTGTCGGGCGTATTGCAATACCTCATCGGCAATGATAAAGTAGTTAAAAATGTGCTGCTTAAACCCCATACAACAGTAGAAGTTAAGCTTAGTGATTTTACGCTGAAAGACCCTAAACTATGGTGGCCAAACGGCTACGGAACGCCTTACTTGTATAAAACCAATATTCAGTTTTTAATTGGGGATAAAGTTTCTGATCAGCAGAGCATCAACGTTGGCGTACGCGAGCTGCAAACCAGCTGGAACGGGCAAACCAAAAGCCTTGAAGTTGCGATTAACGGTCAAAAGATATTTATTAAAGGTGGTAACTGGATCATCTCGGATGCTATGCTGAGGTTCACAAACCAAAGGTATGATTCAGAGGTGCGCTTTCACCGCGATATGAATTTAAACCTGATCCGTATATGGGGCGGTGCTTTGGTTGAGCGCCCCGAGTTTTACGATGCCTGCGACAAATATGGTATGCTGGTTTTCCAGGATTTCTGGATGTCGGGCGATGCGAACGGGCGATGGGACGACCCAATGAAAAAGGAGGATCAATGGACCAGGCGTAAATATCCCGACGATCATCAGCTTTATCTTGCTTCCGCTGCTGACCAGATTAAACTGGTTCGCAACCATCCATCATTGGCCATTTGGTGCGGCGGTAACGAAATTACACCACCAGAAGATATTTTATTGGCGCTGCGCGATACCTTGCTGCCTAAACTTGATGGAACGCGATGGTTTGCCGAGTATTCCAATTCGGATAAAATGTCGTTAAATACCATTGGCGGCAACGGCGACGGCCCCTACACCATCCAGCCCGACTCGTCTTTCTGGCGCACGCATACTTATCCTTTCAACTCCGAGGTAGGCTCGGTAGGCCTAAGCGACTATGAATCGCTCAAGCGTTTTATCCCGAAAGAAAATTTAATAGCGCCTCAGTTTTCCGCAGCAAACAACACCACCAAAACAGATTCGGTATGGGATTACCATAAATACATTGGTTATGATGCATCGGTAGATGCCTACGGTAAGCCAACAGATACAAAGGATTTTGCCGATAAGGCACAACTGGTTAACTATAACCAGTACCGCGCATTAATAGAAGGCTTTAGCGCGCACATGTGGGATTGGTATACCGGCGTAATGATATGGAAAACGCAAAACCCCTGGACTGCCATGCGGGGCCAGATGTATGATTACTACCTTGACCCTAACGCCTGCCTGTACGGCCTTAAACAAGGTGGCGAACCACTACACGTAATGTACAACCCACTGGATGGCATGGTAACCATTGTAAACAACTCGTTTGAAACCAAACGGGACATGATGCTGATTGTTACAACCCTTGATATGAATGGAAAGGAAAAAAACGTCGTCAAAGTTTTTGAGGAGATACTGCCATCAACAGTAAAAGGCTATGCAGCTATTAAAAACAAAATTAATATCGCCGCCAAGGCTGATGGCATCTTTTTGTCGCTCCGCTTACTGAATCTGCATCAGGATATTTTAAGCGATAACCTTTATTGGTTGCCCAACGCTAAAGGCATTTACAGCGGATTGCAAAAAATGCCACCATCAAAGCTGAACCTATCGGCCCACTTGGTGTCGGCAGGTAAAGTACAGGTTGTTTTAAGCAATCCTGCAGACGCGCCGGTTGCATTCTTCAATCGCTTATCCTTAGTAAAAGCAGAATCGAATGAAAGATTACTGCCTGTTTTTTATTCGGACAATTACGTTTCTGTATTGCCTGGCGAACAGAAAACCATCATGATAGATTATGATGCCGCCACGTTTACAAAATTGCCCTTGTTAGCTGTCAGCGGGTGGAATCTGGAAGCTAAAACCATAAAAATCAATTAA
- a CDS encoding glycoside hydrolase family 97 protein, which translates to MKAFNTLLTFLFLITVKSAFAQGQAVTINSPDKRLSLSVFTTDKKLVYSVRAGNTPIIKPSALGLKVDNTDLGDNAQISGTAVLSTINESYAILGNHSVAYNRANEADIPVAASGRKFSIIVRVYNDGVAIRYTIPVESKHIDGEYTAWSLPDKVTKIAWADFHQSYEGLNYVTPVAKIPEGKTIMSPVTFEAGGYYVSIAEADCENFSDMALVRNGNVLSVNFPFAKSGWDIKPAITQIPLNGMYHGKQVSPWRTTLVARSMNELVNSDLVTNLCPAPAAGSDFSWVKPGRALWQWWSVGSPKYEDQKKWYDAAAKLKWEYYLVDDGWRYWQQPGKDQWALLKEVINYGKTVGVKSLVWVDSKEFRKAPERKAYLEKVKAIGADGIKIDFIPDATDEIMQWYAETMQDCADLKLLLNFHGSVKPTGLRRTYPNDMTREAIRGNEYHMTRYNRVMPPQHDVTVPFTRLLAGPADFTAVILNPKELESTKFTWPHEFAQAIVYLSPITHFADQYQYYLDSPMFDLFQQLPTTWDETRVLPCTSMGDVVAFARRKGDTWWVGVMNGGDEREIKIPLDFLNKKTQASLVYDGATNNSVDRREQTVTKHDVLTIRLRPSGGFVAKM; encoded by the coding sequence ATGAAAGCATTTAATACCCTACTGACTTTTTTGTTTTTAATAACTGTAAAAAGCGCATTTGCGCAAGGCCAGGCCGTTACTATCAACAGTCCGGATAAGCGCTTGTCATTAAGTGTTTTCACAACGGATAAAAAGCTTGTTTACTCCGTTCGGGCGGGTAATACTCCCATTATCAAACCCTCTGCACTGGGTTTAAAGGTTGATAATACCGATTTGGGCGACAATGCGCAGATAAGCGGTACAGCGGTGCTAAGCACCATCAATGAAAGTTATGCAATTTTAGGAAACCACAGCGTGGCGTATAACCGCGCCAACGAGGCAGATATCCCCGTTGCAGCATCAGGCCGTAAATTCAGCATCATCGTTCGTGTTTATAATGACGGCGTTGCTATTCGTTATACAATCCCAGTCGAATCCAAACATATTGATGGCGAGTACACAGCCTGGAGCCTGCCCGATAAAGTTACTAAAATTGCCTGGGCCGATTTTCATCAAAGTTATGAGGGTTTAAACTACGTAACCCCTGTAGCAAAAATTCCAGAAGGAAAAACCATCATGTCGCCGGTTACTTTTGAAGCTGGCGGCTACTATGTTTCGATAGCGGAGGCCGACTGCGAAAATTTTTCGGATATGGCGCTGGTTCGTAACGGTAATGTATTGAGTGTAAACTTCCCGTTCGCAAAAAGTGGCTGGGACATCAAACCTGCAATCACCCAAATTCCGTTGAATGGTATGTATCACGGAAAGCAAGTTTCGCCATGGCGCACCACCCTTGTAGCCCGATCAATGAACGAACTGGTGAACTCAGACCTGGTAACCAATTTATGCCCGGCACCGGCAGCAGGAAGCGATTTTTCGTGGGTTAAACCCGGGCGGGCCCTATGGCAATGGTGGAGTGTTGGCTCGCCAAAGTACGAAGACCAAAAAAAATGGTACGATGCCGCGGCGAAACTAAAATGGGAGTATTACCTTGTTGACGATGGATGGCGCTACTGGCAACAACCCGGAAAAGACCAGTGGGCTTTATTGAAGGAAGTGATTAACTATGGTAAAACGGTTGGCGTAAAATCATTGGTTTGGGTAGATTCGAAAGAGTTTAGGAAAGCGCCGGAACGCAAGGCCTACCTGGAAAAGGTTAAAGCTATTGGTGCGGATGGAATTAAAATTGATTTTATACCCGATGCTACAGACGAAATTATGCAGTGGTATGCCGAAACTATGCAGGATTGCGCTGATTTAAAATTACTGCTCAACTTTCATGGCAGCGTAAAACCCACGGGCCTGCGCCGTACTTATCCTAACGATATGACCAGGGAAGCCATAAGAGGCAACGAGTACCACATGACGCGATACAACCGTGTTATGCCGCCGCAGCACGATGTTACGGTGCCTTTCACCCGCTTACTGGCGGGTCCGGCTGATTTTACTGCGGTGATATTGAACCCTAAAGAACTTGAAAGTACAAAATTTACCTGGCCGCATGAGTTTGCGCAGGCCATTGTTTACCTATCGCCCATCACTCACTTCGCCGATCAGTACCAGTATTATCTGGATAGCCCGATGTTTGATCTTTTTCAGCAATTGCCTACCACCTGGGACGAAACCAGGGTATTGCCTTGCACCAGCATGGGCGATGTAGTGGCCTTTGCACGCCGTAAGGGTGATACCTGGTGGGTAGGTGTAATGAATGGAGGGGATGAGCGGGAAATCAAAATTCCGCTGGATTTTTTGAACAAGAAAACTCAGGCTTCGCTTGTTTATGACGGGGCAACCAATAACAGTGTTGACAGGCGAGAGCAAACCGTAACAAAGCACGATGTATTAACCATAAGGCTGCGCCCAAGTGGTGGTTTTGTTGCTAAAATGTAA